From the Pseudomonas monsensis genome, the window TGCGATTGTCGGCGCCGAAGTAGCGCAAGGCGCCATTGTTCAACGGGCATTTCGCCCCGCTCAGATCAATGCGCTGCAGGCGTGTGCCTTTATTCACGCCGAGCAGACCACGCTGCTCGTCGCCGGCCATCGCCAGTACATCCACCTCAAATCCATCGTTCTCCAGCCACAGCACCTGATGCAGCCAGTGCTGCGCAATGAACTGCTGGGCCAGCCCCACCGGTTTCAGCTCGAAGCGGCGTTCATCGTCCGAGACGCGCAGCATGCCTTTGGGGTATTGCGGCTCATCGGCGGCCTGGAACCAGTTGAGCATGCTCAGCAAGCCATCCTGCGAAGCGTTGACCACCACCGACGCCCACCACAGCGAGGTGTAGTGGGTTTCCTGATCGTAGGGGCTGAGGCTGGAACCGCTGGACAGATTGGTCTGGTCGAGCAGCAAGGCTTTACGCGGCTGCCCCTTGCTGTCGAGGCCAACCAGTTCGGCGGCGCGCCGCACGCTGTCGCGGTAGACGCGAGTGGCGAGCAGGTCGCGGATCATCCATTCGTGCCACGCCAGTGCATCCACCTGATCGCCTGATTCACTGAGCAGACGCCGCGCCCAGTCGATGCCGCGCTTGTCTGCCGCGTTCTCGGCGAACGGCCCGTTGACCAGCCGCGAACTGGCCGGCATGGCAATGCGCACACCGGCCCTGGCATTGGCCGGATCGCTGCGCACCTGCCGGGCCATGCTGGTGAAGATCGCTTGATATTGCGCATAGCTGGAATAGTTGAGGTTCGGCTCGTCGGCAAAGCCGATGTAGTGCGTGCCTTGGCCGCCCAGCGCACGGGTGCCGGCGAGCCATGCCGCGAGGCCGCCGTTGCTTTGCACATCGGCGCGCAGATCGGCTTGCCGCTGGCTGCCAGCGAGCAGCGTGATGTCCTGCTTGATGCCGAAACGCTCCTGATACACCTGACGGAACGCATCTTCGAAATGCGGATTCTTCGCCGTCACATCAACAAAGCTGTAGTAACTCGCCGCTGTCGGTTTCAGCGCATCGAGCGCGGCATGACTGGCCGCTGGCGGCATCACGTAGGGCAGAGCGATGCCCAGATCCGGCGTGCGCCCCAGGACTTTGTCATGCACGACCAGATGGATCTGGCCGGCGTCTTCGCGCAAGGGTTTGAGTTGCTGCGGGTTCTGCGCAAACAGATTGGCCGTGCCATCGAGCCAGAACGCCGCCTTGCCGCTGCCTTGCAGGCGCAGGCGCCAGACTTGCTCGCGCTCGCTGACCGGCAGTGCGACCTGATCGAATTGCCAGTAGGCGCGATAGGGTTTCAGCGCGAGCGTCAGCGCTTGATCATCGCCGACCCGTTGCGCCTGCAACGCGCTGACGCCGCCATGAAACTTGCCGGCCAGCACGGCGTGTTCGCCGGCGGCGACCTTGAAATACAATTCATCGCCGTTTTGCGTTTCGGCACTGAAATGCACCTTGGCCGGGGCGAACAGCGCGACGGTGCGCTCGTCATGCTCAACGCGATAATGGCGGAAACTGTAGCCGGGAATCTCCAGTCGATAACTGGCCGCACCGGGCAGCAGCGGCCAGCTCTGGCTGCCACGGGTTTCACGGGCCTGAATGAACCGGTCGTCCTGCAACCTGCCCTGGCCATCGAGCAGATACAAATGCTCTTCATTGGCCTCGGCCTGCCACGCCGGCGTCCAGCGCACCGTCACCGTATCCGGGCGATCCGCTTGCAGATACAGACTGCCGTCACGGATCTCGCCCCAACGCATGGACGCGGCAAAGGCGTCCAGCGACAGGCCGAGACCGAGCAGCAGGGCCAGGCCTTTCATGCGGTTTTCCGCCGTTGCAGCATCAGCCACATCGGTGTGACGTCGCGGGGCAGAATGATCAGGGTTTGCCAGAACGGCACGCCGCTCAAGCGGCAGTACAACATCAGCATCGCCACGGTCACGGCCAGATAGGCAATCGACGAAGCCGCCGCCGCGCCGACGATGCCGTAGGCCGGAATCAGCACCAGGTTCAGCGCCAGATTGAGCAGGGCGCCCAGGCCCATCAACAACGACACCGTGCCGGGGCGGTTTTTGCCCAGCAGATCGAGGCGCAGAATGCTTGCGTAGCACAGGCCCAGCAGCCCCGGCAGCAACGCGAGCAACGCCGGGTACGCCGGTTGGTAAGCGACCCCGAACAGCGTGACGATCAGCCATTGGCCAATCACCGCCATGCTCAGGCAAGCGCCGAGCATCACCGTGGCGGTCAGGCGCAGGGCCAGTGGCGTGACCTTGTCCATGCCTTCGTCCTGTTGCAGCAGGCGTTTCATCAAGGGTGTGGTCACCGCCTCCGGAACGATCAGCAGCAGTTCGGCGGCGGCGCTGGCCATTGCGTAATGGCCCAGCGCGGTACTGCCGAGCAAAGCACCGATAAACAGATAATCCGAGCGCAGGATCACTTGCTGGAACAGCAGGTCCGGATGGCTGCGGGCGCTGTAGCGCAGCAGTTCGTTCTGGCTGGCGCGATCCCACTGCAGCTGCAACGGTTGCGCACGTTTGAGCCAGACCCAGCCGGCGAGCACGACCAGGCTGATGCCGGCCAGCCAACTGATCAGCGCCGCTTCGAGGGCGGCACTTTTCCACATCCAGAACAGGGCGAGAAACAGCAGCAGCGGCGCCAGTGACTCGACCAGGCGCAAGGCGTTGAACGCCACCACACCGCCCGAGGCGTTGTGCAAGGTCAGCAGACCGCTTTTCAATACCGTCAGCGGCACCGCCAGCAGCAACAGCCAGGCGAGCAGACCGAGTTGCACGGTGACATCCAGTTCACTGCCGAATTCACGTACCAGCGCCACCACCAGCAAGGTCAACAACCCGGCCAGCAAACAGCCGAACACCAACACCTGACTGAGCAGCAGGCCCATCGGCCGTTGCTTGGCGGCCTGATAGCCGACCGCCGAGTTCAGCCCGCCACTGGTGGCCGCACTGATCAGGTCCGGCAAGGTGCTGAGCAGGGCAAACAGCCCGCGCTCACTTGGCCCGAGGATCCGCGCCAGCAGCACGTTGCGCAGCAAGCGCAGGGCGATCATCGCCAGTTTGGTGCCCATGCTCAGCGCCAGATGCTTGAGGTAGTGGCCTCGACTCATGGCCGTGCCCCGCGAAAGATTCGCCACGACAGCAGTTCCGGATTGCGTGCAGTGCGCTGACTGACGCCGAAACGCGGCAGGTTCAGCGGATCGCCTTCGCCGCGATAGATGCCGGTGGCGGTGCCCAGGGCGAACGGATAATCGTGGCGGGCAAGCTGTTCGCGCACGCGTTGGTCGTTGTCACCGTTGGGGTAGCAATACACCGGCAACGGCCGGTTGCAGCCGTTGTTCAGGGCATCGCGGCTGCGGCTGATTTCCTCGCTCAGGCGCACATCATCCAGACCGGTGAGAATCGCGTGACTGGCACCGTGCGGGCCGAAACGCACCAGCCCGGACGCCTCCAGCGCCCGCACCTGATGCCAGTCCAGCGCTTGCGGCTGCGACTCTTGCGGACATTCATCGGTCAGGCGTTCCAGTTCGCGCGGCTCCAGGCCCTTGAGCCCTTGCAGGTAATGCAGCAGCGCCAGACTGCGCCGGTCGACGTCAATGTCGTCGAGCAGCACCGGCAGCGGATGACCGCACGCTTGCAGGCATTCGATCAAATGCATTCGCGGCTTCTCGCCGTGGCTGCCCCACAGGGTTTCGCCGAGGGCCTCCCACCAGAAACGTTGACGGCTGCCGATGAAATCGGTGGAGAGGAAAATACTCGCCGGTATCTGATATTTCTGCAGCAGCGGCCAGGCGTTGACCGCGTTGTCGCGCCAGCCGTCATCGAACGTCAGCGCCACCCGCGGGCGCTCGGTGCGCAGCGAGTTGGGCTGGAGGATTTCCATCAGCGGCACGCAGTCGAAGTGGCGACGCAGCCACACCAGCAAGTGCTCGAAGGCCTTGGGCCCGACGCACAGTTCATTGCGGTGCGGCAGGTTGGCGGCGCGGTCGTTGGCCAGCACCCGGTGCAGCATCAGAATC encodes:
- a CDS encoding lipopolysaccharide biosynthesis protein; this encodes MSRGHYLKHLALSMGTKLAMIALRLLRNVLLARILGPSERGLFALLSTLPDLISAATSGGLNSAVGYQAAKQRPMGLLLSQVLVFGCLLAGLLTLLVVALVREFGSELDVTVQLGLLAWLLLLAVPLTVLKSGLLTLHNASGGVVAFNALRLVESLAPLLLFLALFWMWKSAALEAALISWLAGISLVVLAGWVWLKRAQPLQLQWDRASQNELLRYSARSHPDLLFQQVILRSDYLFIGALLGSTALGHYAMASAAAELLLIVPEAVTTPLMKRLLQQDEGMDKVTPLALRLTATVMLGACLSMAVIGQWLIVTLFGVAYQPAYPALLALLPGLLGLCYASILRLDLLGKNRPGTVSLLMGLGALLNLALNLVLIPAYGIVGAAAASSIAYLAVTVAMLMLYCRLSGVPFWQTLIILPRDVTPMWLMLQRRKTA
- a CDS encoding polysaccharide deacetylase family protein produces the protein MAIKQLIKRTSGWLYLNSSVGRNQLHGAGVILMLHRVLANDRAANLPHRNELCVGPKAFEHLLVWLRRHFDCVPLMEILQPNSLRTERPRVALTFDDGWRDNAVNAWPLLQKYQIPASIFLSTDFIGSRQRFWWEALGETLWGSHGEKPRMHLIECLQACGHPLPVLLDDIDVDRRSLALLHYLQGLKGLEPRELERLTDECPQESQPQALDWHQVRALEASGLVRFGPHGASHAILTGLDDVRLSEEISRSRDALNNGCNRPLPVYCYPNGDNDQRVREQLARHDYPFALGTATGIYRGEGDPLNLPRFGVSQRTARNPELLSWRIFRGARP